A DNA window from Hevea brasiliensis isolate MT/VB/25A 57/8 chromosome 2, ASM3005281v1, whole genome shotgun sequence contains the following coding sequences:
- the LOC110669449 gene encoding probable pectin methyltransferase QUA3 isoform X2 has product MGHLNLPVSKRNPRQWKLLDLVSAAFFALVFLFFLLVFTPLGDSLAASGRQALLLSTSDPRQRLRLVELIEAGHHPQPIEACSADSVDHMPCEDPRRNRQLSREMNFYRERHCPLLVETPFCLIPPPNGYKIPVQWPQSLHKIWHANMPYNKIADRKGHQGWMKEEGEYFVFPGGGTMFPEGAIPYIEKLGQYIPISGGVLRTALDVGCGVASFGGYMQREGILTLSFAPRDSHKAQIQFALERGIPAFVAMLGTRRLPFPAFSFDLVHCSRCLIPFTAYNATYFMEVDRLLRPGGYLVISGPPVQWAKQDKEWADLQGVARALCYELIAVDGNTVVWKKPAGDSCLPNENEFGLELCDETDDPSYAWYFKLEKCVSRTSSVNAEYAVGTIPKWPDRVTKAPSRTMLLKNGIDLFEADTRRWVRRLAYYRNSLNVKLGTQAIRNVMDMNAFFGGFAAALASDPVWVMNVVPAGKLSTLGVIFDRGLIGVYHD; this is encoded by the exons ATGGGGCACCTTAATCTCCCCGTATCAAAGCGAAACCCTAGACAATGGAAACTACTCGACCTCGTATCTGCTGCATTCTTCGCCTTAGtctttcttttcttccttctCGTATTCACTCCTCTCGGTGACTCTCTCGCCGCCTCTGGTCGCCAGGCTCTCCTCCTCTCCACGTCGGATCCGCGTCAGCGCCTCCGCCTTGTCGAGCTTATTGAGGCCGGCCACCATCCTCAGCCAATTGAGGCGTGCTCTGCTGACTCTGTTGATCATATGCCTTGTGAGGATCCCAGGCGCAATCGCCAGCTCAGTAGAGAAATGAATTTCTATCGAGAGCGTCACTGTCCGCTTCTAGTTGAGACCCCTTTCTGCTTGATCCCACCCCCGAATGGATACAAGATTCCGGTTCAGTGGCCCCAGAGTTTGCATAAG ATATGGCATGCCAACATGCCATACAACAAAATTGCGGACAGGAAGGGTCATCAGGGATGGATGAAAGAGGAAGGCGAGTACTTCGTCTTCCCTGGTGGTGGTACAATGTTTCCAGAGGGAGCCATACCATACATTGAAAAACTTGGACAGTATATCCCTATAAGTGGTGGAGTTTTGAGAACTGCCCTTGACGTGGGATGTGGG GTTGCTAGTTTTGGAGGATATATGCAAAGGGAAGGAATTTTGACCCTCTCATTTGCTCCTAGAGATTCACACAAAGCACAAATACAATTTGCACTCGAAAGAGGAATTCCAGCATTTGTTGCCATGCTTGGCACTCGCAGACTCCCATTTCCTGCTTTCTCATTTGACTTGGTCCACTGCTCTCGATGTTTGATCCCGTTTACAGCCTATA ATGCAACTTATTTCATGGAAGTGGATCGATTACTTCGCCCTGGAGGATATCTAGTCATCTCTGGTCCCCCCGTTCAGTGGGCTAAACAAGATAAGGAATGGGCAGATCTCCAAGGTGTGGCAAGAGCATTATGTTATGAGCTGATTGCTGTGGATGGAAACACCGTTGTCTGGAAAAAACCTGCTGGAGATTCATGCCTGCCCAACGAAAATGAATTTGGGCTTGAACTATGCGATGAAACAGATGACCCAAGTTATGCCTG GTACTTCAAATTAGAGAAATGTGTGAGTAGGACATCTTCTGTCAATGCGGAATATGCTGTTGGGACAATTCCTAAGTGGCCAGATAGGGTAACAAAAGCTCCTTCAAGAACCATGCTCTTGAAAAATGGGATTGATTTGTTTGAAGCTGACACACGACGTTGGGTGAGGAGGTTGGCATACTACAGGAACTCGTTGAATGTGAAACTAGGAACTCAAGCCATACGCAATGTCATGGACATGAATGCATTTTTTGGGGGTTTTGCTGCAGCACTTGCATCTGATCCTGTATGGGTAATGAATGTTGTTCCTGCTGGCAAGCTTTCTACGCTTGGTGTAATTTTTGACCGAGGCCTTATTGGAGTCTACCATGATTG